The Cloeon dipterum chromosome 3, ieCloDipt1.1, whole genome shotgun sequence genome includes a region encoding these proteins:
- the LOC135940241 gene encoding endothelin-converting enzyme homolog, protein MDLTADPCDDFYQYACGGFIAKHASTDPWDSVFNIQLSNDSMNQNIKKMLLGDSYEEELRKARDEFADCIFNRNLTDKVTLSTFNEIMKECTFTMMYMFEWELASAYVKQNPHEESIEAVRNMIDAIKFEFWKIVTNSGWMDDTSLNETFKKVQNLILILGYPPWFLTASRRPSVAVLRQQSPFLIGATYFTYANLIFFPLLTMSPPFYNLGLDVLDYGAIGAIIGHELTHMFVTYDIDANGNRIRIWPSFVIKLYDDKTDCIRVQYLEAFEKFLSFWEGESHKIGKNKKMEENVADFAGLKAAFYAYKQLNGPKRKLVDFENYSTEQLFFVSNAHLMCSRETMEFMKSLILRTNHSPFRYRVNLPMANFDEFARAWGCTLGTKMNPHKKCVVW, encoded by the exons ATGGATTTGACTGCGGATCCCTGCGATGATTTCTACCAATACGCGTGTGGCGGATTTATTGCAAAACACGCTTCTACTGATCCGTGGGACTCAGTTTTTAACATTCAATTAAGCAACGACAGTATgaaccaaaatataaaaa AAATGCTCCTAGGCGATTCCTACGAGGAGGAATTGAGAAAGGCACGGGACGAATTTGCggattgtatttttaatcgga ATTTGACGGACAAGGTGACCTTGTCAACTTTTAATGAGATAATGAAAGAGTGCACCTTTACCATGATGTACATGTTCGAGTGGGAATTAGCTTCTGCGTACGTTAAGCAGAATCCGCACGAGGAATCTATCGAAGCG GTTCGGAACATGATAGACGCAATCAAGTTTGAATTTTGGAAGATTGTGACGAACAGTGGCTGGATGGATGATACGAGTTTAAATGAAACATTCAAGAAAGTACAAAATCTGATCTTAATACTTGGCTACCCTCCATGGTTTTTAACTGCAAGCAGACGGCCATCCGTTGCGGTTTTAAGGCAACAGAGTCCGTTCCTCATTGGTGCTACCTACTTCACTTACGCAAATCTCATTT TTTTCCCGCTGCTGACAATGTCTCCTCCATTTTACAATCTAGGACTTga TGTCTTGGACTATGGAGCGATTGGAGCAATCATCGGTCACGAACTTACGCATATGTTCGTAACGTACG ATATCGACGCGAATGGCAATCGTATTCGTATTTGGCCTTctttcgtaataaaattatatgatGATAAAACTGATTGCATCAGAGTTCAATACTTAGAGGCGTTCGAAAAGTTTCTATCATTTTGGGAAGGCGAAAGTCATAAA AttggaaagaataaaaagatGGAAGAGAATGTTGCTGACTTCGCCGGTCTGAAAGCAGCTTTCTACGCCTACAAGCAACTCAACGGCCCAAAACGTAAGCTGGTGGACTTCGAAAATTACTCTACGGAACAGCTATTCTTCGTTTCCAATGCGCAC CTGATGTGCTCGAGGGAAACAATGGAATTCATGAAATCACTTATACTTCGAACCAATCACAGTCCGTTCCGGTACAGGGTCAATTTGCCGATGGCAAATTTCGACGAGTTCGCCAGGGCGTGGGGCTGCACCTTAGGAACCAAGATGAATCCTCATAAGAAGTGCGTTGTTTGGTAG
- the LOC135940242 gene encoding endothelin-converting enzyme homolog has translation MDLTVDPCEDFFQYACGGFIAKNPVNNANSINSREQITNVQSSLKFMNSKLIKMLLGESYQEELRKAREFFADCTSKNNLPNTATLSTFEDRLQNCTFLTIHNFRWPVGSSFIKQNPHEETVGAVRIMMDAIKSEFWKIVNDSEWMDESSLHETAMKILNLTEVIGYHPSYLTESEEQRGDHNIRLRSPFAEEATYYKFTNILFVPLWTMSQPYFNLGLDVLNYGAIGATIGHEFGHLFASYTVSTTGRSNFIWPVEVREIFYKKEDCIAAQYAEEFKTFMSFWKNKNYAIDGIDTLDENLADYVGLKAAFYAYKRLNRSKRKLVDFENYSTEQLFFLSNANLMCASETKEYIKFAIIYEKHSPSRYRVNLPMANFDEFAKAWKCPLGSKMNPPDNERCVVW, from the exons ATGGATTTGACTGTGGATCCGTGCGAAGATTTCTTCCAATACGCGTGTGGGggatttattgcaaaaaacccgGTCAACAACGCTAATTCTATTAATTCTCGGGAACAAATTACCAACGTTCAATCAAGCCTTAAATTTATGAACTCCAAATTAATAA AAATGCTCCTAGGTGAATCCTACCAGGAGGAATTGAGAAAAGCACGAGAATTCTTCGCAGATTGTACTTCCAAAAATA atttgCCGAACACCGCGACCTTGTCAACTTTTGAAGATAGATTACAAAATTGCACCTTTCTCACGATACACAACTTCAGGTGGCCCGTAGGTTCATCGTTCATAAAGCAGAACCCGCACGAGGAAACTGTTGGAGCG GTTCGGATCATGATGGACGCAATCAAGTCTGAATTTTGGAAGATTGTGAACGACAGCGAGTGGATGGATGAATCTAGTTTACATGAAacagcaatgaaaatattaaatctgaCCGAAGTAATTGGCTACCATCCTTCGTATTTAACCGAAAGTGAAGAGCAGCGGGGAGATCACAATATAAGGCTACGGAGTCCGTTCGCCGAGGAAGCTACCTACTAcaaattcacaaatattttgt TTGTGCCGCTGTGGACTATGTCTCAGCCATATTTCAATCTTGGACTTGA TGTGTTAAACTATGGTGCAATCGGAGCTACCATCGGCCACGAATTTGGGCATTTGTTCGCCTCGTACA ctgtTAGCACGACCGGaagatctaattttatttggccaGTGGAAGtcagagaaatattttacaagaaaGAGGATTGCATCGCAGCTCAATACGCAGAGGAGTTCAAAACGTTTATGTCCttttggaaaaacaaaaattatgcc ATTGATGGCATTGACACCTTGGATGAGAATCTTGCTGACTACGTCGGTCTGAAAGCAGCTTTCTACGCCTACAAGCGACTCAACCGTTCAAAACGCAAGCTGGTGGACTTCGAAAACTACTCTACAGAACAGCTATTCTTCCTTTCTAATGCAAAC CTTATGTGCGCGAGTGAAACAAAGGAATACATTAAATTCGCCATAATATACGAAAAACACAGCCCTTCCCGGTACAGAGTCAATTTGCCGATGGCAAATTTCGACGAGTTCGCCAAGGCGTGGAAATGCCCCTTAGGATCCAAGATGAATCCTCCTGACAATGAGAGGTGCGTTGTTTGGTAG
- the LOC135940240 gene encoding endothelin-converting enzyme homolog, which produces MPKMFCFRQSVIVCILILLCLLIAVFVFAGEKNTHQSYDYHDEIEVCSSKACQETAKRWRGAMDLTADPCEDFYQYACGGFIAKHATNSDSIKSWDQSFNFRLSFDTMTDYVSNMLFDEQFEEEVLRHARYSFISCVFPNEIIDIGDILNFYSVTSIHPARVKACTTSVMRKFTWAIGAAFVRQDPQKENIGKVRHMLNEIKLEFWKIVNDSSWMIDNFSLEEKALKVESLTEIVGYDPSFLTDTEKPKDSSFVRERGPLAKSAAYYSSGNIFFVPLMIMYPPYFHLGLDVLEYGAIGAIIGHHFSHLFFAKGGFPDFISRPYLYHYFELQDCLVDQYVEEFKRFLAFRKNESDRINGFYTLNENIADSVGLKAAFYAYKRLNGPKRKLVDFENYSTEQLFFVSNAHLMCSSETKQFTEYTIFNEVHSPFRFRVNLPMANFDEFARAWGCPLGTKMNPHKRCVVW; this is translated from the exons ATGCCGAAAATG TTTTGTTTCAGACAATCTGTGATCGTTTGCATTTTGATTCTGCTTTGCCTGCTGATAGCAGTCTTTGTCTTTGCTGgggaaaaaa ATACACATCAAAGTTATGACTATCATGATGAAATCGAAGTCTGCTCATCAAAGGCGTGTCAAGAAACAG cgaAACGCTGGCGGGGAGCAATGGATTTGACTGCGGATCCGTGCGAAGATTTCTACCAATACGCGTGTGGAGGATTTATTGCTAAACATGCGACCAACAGCGATTCAATAAAATCTTGGGACCAATCTTTCAACTTTCGATTGAGCTTTGACACAATGACCGATTATGTATCCA ataTGCTCTTCGATGAACAATTTGAGGAGGAAGTTTTGAGGCATGCACGGTACAGCTTCATTTCTTGTGTCTTTCCTAATG aaatcATTGACATAGGCgacattctaaatttttatagcgTGACATCAATCCACCCCGCGAGAGTGAAGGCTTGCACCACTAGCGTAATGCGAAAATTCACCTGGGCCATAGGTGCTGCGTTCGTCAGGCAGGATCcgcaaaaggaaaatattggaAAG GTTCGACACATGCTAAACGAAATCAAGCTTGAGTTTTGGAAGATTGTGAACGACAGCTCGTGGATGATTGATAACTTCAGTTTGGAAGAGAAAGCCTTGAAAGTAGAAAGTCTGACCGAAATAGTTGGCTACGACCCTTCGTTTTTAACTGACACTGAGAAGCCGAAAGATTCGTCCTTTGTAAGGGAACGAGGTCCTCTCGCTAAGAGTGCTGCCTATTATTCTTccggaaatattttct TTGTGCCGCTGATGATCATGTACCCTCCATATTTCCATCTCGGTCTTGA tGTCTTGGAATATGGTGCGATTGGAGCCATTATTGGTCATCACTTTTCGCATTTGTTCTTCGCAAAAG gtggattccctgattttatttcgcgACCATACTTATATCATTATTTCGAACTACAGGATTGCCTCGTAGACCAATACGTAGAAGAGTTCAAAAGGTTCCTCGCCTTTAGGAAAAACGAAAGCGATAGA ATTAATGGCTTCTACACCTTGAACGAAAACATTGCGGACAGCGTCGGTCTGAAAGCCGCTTTCTACGCCTACAAGCGACTCAACGGCCCAAAACGTAAGCTGGTGGACTTCGAAAATTACTCTACAGAACAGCTTTTCTTCGTGTCCAATGCTCAT CTTATGTGCTCGAGTGAAACGAAGCAATTCACGGAATACACCATTTTTAACGAAGTGCACAGCCCTTTTCGGTTTAGAGTCAATTTGCCGATGGCAAATTTCGACGAGTTCGCCAGGGCGTGGGGCTGCCCTTTAGGAACCAAGATGAATCCTCATAAGAGGTGCGTCGTTTGGTAG
- the LOC135941240 gene encoding membrane metallo-endopeptidase-like 1 translates to MLNAVNSAFAKIVNGSKWMDETSKNASIDKVKDITAIVDGVSTMNENIADNSGLTAAFRAYKRIRPVPKKQTLKGLESYTPDQLFFLAYANALCSSETAEFTESTILSKKTGLSPFRFRVNVPLKNFQLFAKAWNCPRGSKMSPYKNDTCKVW, encoded by the exons ATGCTCAACGCCGTTAATAGTGCGTTTGCAAAGATTGTAAACGGAAGCAAGTGGATGGACGAGACGAGTAAAAATGCTTCAATCGACAAAGTTAAAGACATCACTGCGATT GTTGACGGCGTGAGTACCATGAATGAAAACATTGCTGACAACAGCGGACTCACAGCTGCCTTCCGCGCTTACAAACGAATAAGACCAGTACCTAAAAAACAGACTTTGAAAGGACTAGAGAGCTACACTCCAGATCAGCTTTTCTTCCTGGCCTACGCAAAc GCTCTCTGCTCGAGCGAAACAGCGGAATTCACGGAATCAAccattttaagcaaaaaaaccGGATTGAGTCCTTTCAGGTTCAGGGTCAACGTGCCGCTGAAGAACTTCCAACTCTTCGCCAAGGCTTGGAACTGTCCCCGCGGCTCAAAAATGAGCCCTTATAAAAATGATACGTGCAAAGTTTGGTAG
- the LOC135940563 gene encoding baculoviral IAP repeat-containing protein 2-like, giving the protein MQSRAHEGLPQTLRDGSQTKYPLGVTSRKLKQLNQRPIAEVVVPLPPLDPVPSTNETQQIRTIDIAGGISTSQHPSIPVTAESSRTPPTNAPPAYPIIDENPHALNLNLNLAMHRYFTFPLFFRLTYSPEMQHMLAELGFYFLIDGVRAFLRCHFCKLVISAEEFQHYFGKGIKNTLTILAKKLNCTIAFEDSKNVPMGEDVDSLLNYKFEAHRLFSLMKKMNWQFVKPFGLAKSGFYYTGDGDNVRCAFCNLEVRGWEEGDTPDGEHRRWNPNCPFLKSQKSVFNIPIGSEQTEMKHDGLSKINIGTNPFAVPEGLKKYGTNVRFVRQSYAFLVTSHALNIHDWSAPLNPKYATFNSRINSFKNYWPKSLKQTPLEMALAGFFYTGTGDRAICFHCNLGLKDWDPNDDPYVQHCKWNSSCQYLLMRKGSSFMKEVLHYDQKKESLVVTTKEHHDGALNCSICRSKEVSKVNLPCGHITFCNTCSEPLCTVCKGEIIAEIKLVGFADW; this is encoded by the exons ATGCAGAGCCGTGCGCATGAAGGACTGCCGCAAACGCTCCGCGATGGCTCGCAAACGAAATATCCTCTTGGTGTAACTAGCAGGAAACTCAAACAACTCAACCAAAG gccTATCGCTGAAGTGGTGGTACCACTACCTCCACTTGATCCAGTACCGTCAACAAATGAAACGCAACAAATTAGAACGATTGATATCGCAGGAGGGATTTCAACCTCGCAACATCCCTC GATACCAGTTACCGCCGAAAGCAGTAGGACGCCTCCGACAAATGCACCCCCAGCTTATCCCATCATAGACGAAAATCCGCAcgcactaaatttaaatttaaatttggcaatGCATCGCTATTTCACATTTCCACTTTTCTTTCGTCTGACGTATTCCCCTGAAATGCAACACATGCTGGCGGAGCTAGGATTTTACTTCCTGATCGACGGTGTGCGTGCTTTTTTGCGCTGTCACTTTTGCAAATTGGTCATCAGTGCTGAAGAATTTCAGCACTATTTTGGCAAAGGCATTAAAAACACCCTAACGattcttgcaaaaaaattgaattgcacaATTGCCTTTGAAGATTCTAAAAATGTGCCGATGGGAGAGGACGTTGACAGCTTattgaattacaaatttgagGCCCATCGTCTCTTTTCTTTGATGAAAAAGATGAACTGGCAGTTTGTGAAACCTTTTGGACTAGCGAAAAGTGGATTTTATTACACTGGAGATGGTGACAACGTCAGGTGTGCTTTTTGCAACCTGGAAGTTCGAGGATGGGAAGAGGGAGACACGCCGGACGGTGAGCACAGGCGTTGGAATCCAAACTGCCCATTTTTGAAGAGCCAAAAAAGTGTATTCAACATACCTATTGGAAGTGAACAGACTGAAATGAAACATGACGGCCTATCGAAGATAAACATTGGCACCAACCCCTTTGCTGTGCCGGAGGGATTGAAGAAATATGGAACCAATGTTAGATTTGTAAGACAAAGCTACGCTTTTCTTGTGACCTCTCACGCATTGAATATCCATGATTGGTCTGCACCTTTAAACCCGAAATACGCCACTTTCAACAGCCGAATCAATTCATTCAAGAACTATTGGCCAAAAAGTCTCAAGCAAACGCCCCTAGAAATGGCCCTCGCTGGTTTCTTTTACACAGGAACTGGTGATCGAGCCATTTGCTTTCACTGCAATTTGGGTTTGAAAGATTGGGACCCCAACGACGATCCTTACGTCCAACACTGCAAGTGGAACTCAAGCTGCCAGTATCTCCTGATGCGCAAGGGCTCCAGTTTCATGAAAGAAGTTCTACATTACGACCAGAAGAAGGAAAGCTTAGTTGTAACCACCAAGGAGCACCATGATGGTGCTTTGAACTGTTCAATATGCAGGTCGAAAGAAGTGTCAAAAGTTAATTTACCTTGTggtcacataacattttgtaaCACCTGTTCTGAACCTCTTTGCACTGTTTGCAAAGGTGAAATAAtcgctgaaattaaattagtagGCTTTGCTGACTggtaa